A window from Vigna angularis cultivar LongXiaoDou No.4 chromosome 7, ASM1680809v1, whole genome shotgun sequence encodes these proteins:
- the LOC108338520 gene encoding probable protein phosphatase 2C 60 isoform X1, which translates to MGIYLSAPKTEKASEDGENDKLRFGLSSMQGWRASMEDAHAAIPYLDESTSYFGVYDGHGGKAVSKFCAKYLHQQVLKSESYRAGDISTSLQKSFLRMDEMMRGQRGWRELAVLGDKIEKLSGMLEGFIWSPRGSEANENVDDWAFEEGPHSDFTGPNSGSTACVAVIRGNKLVVGNAGDSRCVLSRKGQAHNLSKDHKPDLEAEKDRILKAGGFIQVGRVNGSLNLARAIGDMEFKQNKYLPAEKQIVTADPDVTSVELCDDDEFLVIACDGIWDCMSSQQLVDFIHQQLKTENKLSAVCEKVFDRCLAPTAGGEGCDNMTMILIQFKKPSSPDVSVTNQPQSSAQPPETDKSSEKKVESK; encoded by the exons ATGGGGATATATCTCAGCGCGCCCAAAACAGAGAAGGCCTCTGAAGATGGCGAGAACGACAAGCTGCGGTTTGGTTTGTCTTCCATGCAGGGTTGGCGGGCTTCCATGGAAGATGCT CATGCAGCTATCCCATATTTGGACGAGTCTACATCTTACTTTGGCGTTTATGATGGCCATGGAG GCAAAGCAGTTTCTAAATTCTGTGCCAAGTATCTACACCAGCAGGTGCTGAAGAGTGAATCTTACCGAGCTGGAGATATAAGCACATCATTACAAAAATCTTTTCTTAG AATGGATGAGATGATGCGTGGACAAAGAGGGTGGAGGGAATTAGCTGTCTTGGGggataaaatagaaaagttaTCTGGTATGTTAGAAGGCTTTATTTGGTCTCCCAGGGGCAGTGAAGCAAATGAGAATGTCGATGATTGGGCATTTGAGGAG GGACCCCATTCTGATTTTACTGGACCAAACTCTGGAAGCACAGCTTGTGTAGCTGTTATCCGAGGAAACAAACTTGTAGTTGGTAATGCTGGAGATTCTAGATGCGTCTTGTCAAGGAAAGGCCAG GCACACAATTTATCTAAGGATCACAAGCCTGATCTTGAGGCTGAGAAAGACAGGATTCTAAAAGCTGGTGGTTTCATCCAAGTTGGACGGGTCAATGGAAGTTTAAACTTGGCTAGAGCAATTG GAGATATGGAGTTCAAGCAGAATAAGTATTTGCCTGCCGAAAAGCAGATCGTGACTGCTGATCCGGACGTAACTTCA GTTGAACTTTGTGATGATGACGAATTCCTTGTGATAGCCTGTGATGGAATATG GGATTGCATGTCTAGCCAACAGCTTGTGGACTTTATACATCAACAGTTAAAGACA GAGAATAAACTTTCTGCGGTTTGTGAGAAAGTATTTGATAGGTGCTTGGCACCAACCGCTGGTGGTGAGGGATGTGATAACATGACCATGATCTTGATTCAGTTCAAAAAACCTTCCAGCCCTGATGTTTCTGTCACGAACCAGCCCCAATCATCTGCTCAACCACCTGAAACCGATAAAAGTTCAGAGAAAAAAGTAGAATCGAAGTGA
- the LOC108338520 gene encoding probable protein phosphatase 2C 60 isoform X2, with product MGIYLSAPKTEKASEDGENDKLRFGLSSMQGWRASMEDAHAAIPYLDESTSYFGVYDGHGGKAVSKFCAKYLHQQVLKSESYRAGDISTSLQKSFLRMDEMMRGQRGWRELAVLGDKIEKLSGMLEGFIWSPRGSEANENVDDWAFEEGPHSDFTGPNSGSTACVAVIRGNKLVVGNAGDSRCVLSRKGQAHNLSKDHKPDLEAEKDRILKAGGFIQVGRVNGSLNLARAIGDMEFKQNKYLPAEKQIVTADPDVTSVELCDDDEFLVIACDGIW from the exons ATGGGGATATATCTCAGCGCGCCCAAAACAGAGAAGGCCTCTGAAGATGGCGAGAACGACAAGCTGCGGTTTGGTTTGTCTTCCATGCAGGGTTGGCGGGCTTCCATGGAAGATGCT CATGCAGCTATCCCATATTTGGACGAGTCTACATCTTACTTTGGCGTTTATGATGGCCATGGAG GCAAAGCAGTTTCTAAATTCTGTGCCAAGTATCTACACCAGCAGGTGCTGAAGAGTGAATCTTACCGAGCTGGAGATATAAGCACATCATTACAAAAATCTTTTCTTAG AATGGATGAGATGATGCGTGGACAAAGAGGGTGGAGGGAATTAGCTGTCTTGGGggataaaatagaaaagttaTCTGGTATGTTAGAAGGCTTTATTTGGTCTCCCAGGGGCAGTGAAGCAAATGAGAATGTCGATGATTGGGCATTTGAGGAG GGACCCCATTCTGATTTTACTGGACCAAACTCTGGAAGCACAGCTTGTGTAGCTGTTATCCGAGGAAACAAACTTGTAGTTGGTAATGCTGGAGATTCTAGATGCGTCTTGTCAAGGAAAGGCCAG GCACACAATTTATCTAAGGATCACAAGCCTGATCTTGAGGCTGAGAAAGACAGGATTCTAAAAGCTGGTGGTTTCATCCAAGTTGGACGGGTCAATGGAAGTTTAAACTTGGCTAGAGCAATTG GAGATATGGAGTTCAAGCAGAATAAGTATTTGCCTGCCGAAAAGCAGATCGTGACTGCTGATCCGGACGTAACTTCA GTTGAACTTTGTGATGATGACGAATTCCTTGTGATAGCCTGTGATGGAATATGGTAG
- the LOC108337720 gene encoding uncharacterized protein LOC108337720, producing the protein MKVRFFALFLLISGIQAISTSYFNTSEDKGLIQSNGEAQQLLGELHESIKESTSVKYQVEDRKEEAIDTTRKTQGGGSSGSSGRPGNGGSSDVTRRPRPSSATSQPHFSVSVFILSVNLASVILFFFHYV; encoded by the exons ATGAAGGTGAGATTTTTTGCTTTGTTCTTACTCATTTCAGGTATTCAAGCCATATCAACCTCATACTTCAACACTTCAGAAGATAAGGGCCTCATCCAGAGCAATGGAGAAGCACAACAACTTCTTG GAGAGTTGCATGAAAGCATAAAAGAGTCAACAAGTGTGAAATACCAAGTTGAAGATAGGAAAGAAGAAGCAATTGATActacaagaaaaacacaagGTGGAGGAAGTTCAGGAAGTAGCGGAAGACCAGGAAATGGAGGCAGTTCAGATGTTACTCGCAGGCCACGTCCAAGTTCTGCAACATCACAACCTCATTTTTCTGTCTCAGTGTTTATTCTTTCTGTAAATTTGGCTTCTGTCATATTGTTCTTCTTCCACTATGTCTGA
- the LOC108338137 gene encoding T-complex protein 1 subunit theta, with protein MGFNIQPYGIQSMLKEGHKHLSGLDEAVLKNIDACKQLSTITRTSLGPNGMNKMVINHLDKLFVTNDAATIVNELEVQHPAAKILVLAGKAQQEEIGDGANLTISFAGELLQGAEELIRMGLHPSEIISGYTKAINKTVQILDDLVEEGSETMDVRDKEQIVSRMKAAVASKQFGLENTICSLVADACIQVCPKNPANFNVDNIRVAKLLGGGLHNSTVVRGMVLKSDAVGTVKQAEKAKVAVFAGGVDTSATETKGTVLIHSAEQLENYSKTEEAKIEELIKAVADSGAKVIVSGGAVGEMALHFCERYKLMVLKISSKFELRRFCRTTGSVAMLKLSQPNPDDLGYVDSVSVQEIGGVRVTVVKNEEGGNSVATIVLRGSTESILDDLERAVDDGVNTYKAMCRDSRIVPGAAATEIELAKRVKDFSFGETGLDQYAIAKFAESFEMIPRTLAENAGLNAMEIISSLYAEHASGNAKVGIDLEGGCKDVSTLSIWDLHVTKLFALKYAVDAACTVLRVDQIIMAKPAGGPRRGEQPAGADED; from the exons ATGGGTTTTAACATTCAACCCTATGGGATTCAATCCATGCTCAAGGAAGGCCACAAACACCTTTCTGGTCTAGATGAGGCGGTTCTCAAGAACATCGACGCCTGCAAACAACTATCCACTATAACTCGAACTTCCCTTGGTCCCAATG GTATGAATAAGATGGTTATAAATCATTTGGACAAGCTTTTTGTCACGAATGACGCTGCGACAATTGTGAACGAACTTGAAGTTCAGCATCCTGCTGCCAAGATTTTGGTTTTGGCTGGGAAGGCTCAACAAGAGGAGATTGGGGATGGAGCTAACTTAACTATTTCATTTGCTGGGGAGCTCCTGCAGGGTGCTGAGGAACTTATCAGGATGGGTTTGCATCCGAGCGAGATAATCAGTGGATACACTAAAGCAATCAACAAg ACTGTTCAAATATTGGATGATCTGGTTGAGGAAGGTTCGGAGACTATGGATGTTCGTGATAAGGAGCAAATTGTTTCTCGAATGAAAGCAGCGGTTGCTAGCAAGCAGTTTGGTCTAGAAAATACCATATGCTCACTTGTTGCTGAT GCATGCATCCAAGTATGTCCGAAAAACCCAGCAAACTTTAATGTGGACAACATTCGCGTTGCAAAGCTCTTGGGTGGGGGCTTGCATAACAGCACAGTAGTTCGGGGAATGGTGTTGAAGAGTGATGCTGTTGGGACTGTAAAGCAAGCAGAGAAGGCAAAG GTTGCTGTGTTTGCCGGTGGTGTTGATACATCAGCAACTGAGACTAAAGGAACTGTCCTCATACATTCAGCGGAGCAG ctggaaaattattcaaaaactGAAGAGGCTAAAATAGAGGAGCTCATCAAGGCAGTAGCAGATTCTGGTGCCAAAGTGATTGTCAGTGGAGGAGCAGTTGGAGAGATGGCTTTGCATTTCTGTGAGCGTTACAA GCTTATGGTTCTGAAAATCAGCTCAAAGTTTGAACTACGACGATTTTGCAGAACAACTGGTTCTGTTGCTATG TTGAAACTCAGCCAACCGAATCCAGATGATCTTGGATATGTGGATTCTGTTTCAGTTCAAGAAATTGGTGGTGTCAGG GTGACTGTTGTAAAAAATGAAGAGGGTGGAAATTCTGTGGCCACTATTGTTCTACGAGGAAGTACTGAAAGTATACTAGATGATCTTGAAAGAGCAGTGGATGATGGAGTGAACACTTACAAG GCCATGTGCAGGGATAGCAGAATTGTACCTGGCGCTGCAGCCACAGAAATTGAGTTAGCTAAACGGGTGAAAGATTTTTCCTTCGGGGAGACAGG GTTGGATCAGTATGCCATAGCAAAATTTGCAGAAAGTTTTGAAATGATTCCTAGAACTTTGGCTGAGAATGCTGGGTTAAATGCAATGGAGATCATATCTTCGCTATATGCAGAACATGCATCTGGAAATGCCAAAGTTGGCATTGATTTGGAAGGTGGCTGTAAGGATGTTTCAACCTTGAGCATTTGGGATCTCCATGTGACTAA GCTCTTCGCTCTTAAATATGCTGTAGATGCTGCATGCACTGTACTACGAGTGGACCAG attATCATGGCAAAACCAGCTGGTGGTCCAAGGAGAGGAGAGCAACCTGCAGGCGCAGATGAAGATTAA
- the LOC108338117 gene encoding protein HEADING DATE REPRESSOR 1 isoform X2, whose protein sequence is MENMKMAIDDALNAFSPVSTTTIYWKSRRRSASGRNLEVSEDTANTPPSKQEDTPTPTPPSSSSSEEVQNTTPVSERRKALFEPLEPIKNVNGRRPLAESLLPPPDFESANYPKGWLIGKKRKLVNVDVVESMRRIAIQEMNRKDREIDGLNEQLEEDSRCLEHLQLQLVDERSKRARVERENAMLQEQVNMLMNMLQEAEQMGEEGPDEP, encoded by the exons ATGGAAAACATGAAGATGGCCATAGATGATGCTTTGAACGCCTTCTCTCCTGTATCCACAACTACCATTTACTGGAAGTCCCGAAGAAGATCAG CTAGCGGGAGGAATTTAGAGGTATCAGAAGATACTGCTAATACACCACCCAGCAAGCAGGAAGATACTCCTACTCCTactcctccttcttcttcttctagtGAGGAGGTGCAGAACACAACTCCAGTTTCTGAGCGTCGAAAGGCCTTGTTTGAACCATTAGAACCTATAAAGAATGTTAATGGCCGACGACCCTTGGCTGAGTCTTTACTTCCTCCCCCTGACTTTGAATCTGCAAACTATCCTAAGGGCTGGTTGATTGGAAAGAAACGAAAGCTTGTCAATGTAGATGTTGTTGAAAGCATGCGAAGGATTGCCATCCAAGAAATGAACAGAAAG GACAGGGAAATTGATGGACTAAATGAACAACTGGAGGAGGACTCACGTTGCTTGGAGCACTTGCAACTTCAGCTTGTGGATGAACGAAGCAAACGTGCTCGAGTTGAAAGAGAGAATGCAATGCTTCAAGAACAAGTGAACATGCTCATGAACATGTTACAAGAGGCAGAACAAATGGGAGAGGAAGGCCCGGATGAACCTTGA
- the LOC108338117 gene encoding protein HEADING DATE REPRESSOR 1 isoform X1 has protein sequence MENMKMAIDDALNAFSPVSTTTIYWKSRRRSAAKNKNGNLLPTASGRNLEVSEDTANTPPSKQEDTPTPTPPSSSSSEEVQNTTPVSERRKALFEPLEPIKNVNGRRPLAESLLPPPDFESANYPKGWLIGKKRKLVNVDVVESMRRIAIQEMNRKDREIDGLNEQLEEDSRCLEHLQLQLVDERSKRARVERENAMLQEQVNMLMNMLQEAEQMGEEGPDEP, from the exons ATGGAAAACATGAAGATGGCCATAGATGATGCTTTGAACGCCTTCTCTCCTGTATCCACAACTACCATTTACTGGAAGTCCCGAAGAAGATCAG CTgccaaaaacaaaaatggtaACTTGTTGCCCACAGCTAGCGGGAGGAATTTAGAGGTATCAGAAGATACTGCTAATACACCACCCAGCAAGCAGGAAGATACTCCTACTCCTactcctccttcttcttcttctagtGAGGAGGTGCAGAACACAACTCCAGTTTCTGAGCGTCGAAAGGCCTTGTTTGAACCATTAGAACCTATAAAGAATGTTAATGGCCGACGACCCTTGGCTGAGTCTTTACTTCCTCCCCCTGACTTTGAATCTGCAAACTATCCTAAGGGCTGGTTGATTGGAAAGAAACGAAAGCTTGTCAATGTAGATGTTGTTGAAAGCATGCGAAGGATTGCCATCCAAGAAATGAACAGAAAG GACAGGGAAATTGATGGACTAAATGAACAACTGGAGGAGGACTCACGTTGCTTGGAGCACTTGCAACTTCAGCTTGTGGATGAACGAAGCAAACGTGCTCGAGTTGAAAGAGAGAATGCAATGCTTCAAGAACAAGTGAACATGCTCATGAACATGTTACAAGAGGCAGAACAAATGGGAGAGGAAGGCCCGGATGAACCTTGA
- the LOC108338116 gene encoding uncharacterized protein LOC108338116 isoform X1: MVQLMRSDTDNQCLKKVKMEVQDEIPPLHTHKRPKLETPPKCDSSDDSLSIPPTSYNPLDEPSPLGLRLKKSPSLLDLIQMRLSQQEESKKKDHKVSAASAAADSKLKASNFPGTILKIGTWEYKSRYEGDLVAKCYFAKHKLVWEVLDGCLKNKIEIPWSDIMALKANYPEDGPGTLEVVLARRPLFFREINPQPRKHTLWQATSDFTGGQASLNRRHFLQCPQGLLGKHFEKLIQCDPRLNCLSQQPDLVLDSPYFDPGTSSIHDHIETSDGFDRKSEERGGIFALQDVESGSAVQSSSSKSEPNLGKAVENVSQEITSPSPVMNIHAMKDFRSRGAETLKFLSNLDQIKLPGLHPSMSMDDLVSHIGHCISEQMGSDNPNFAGDGQYSRSILEEFTQYLFNDSQHATTSDEQRVMSRVNSLYCLLQKDPSTAEDANTMAKNGNGLRDANVMSRVNSLYSLLQCAEDTMTRNGNGPRDADVLSRVNSLYCLLQKDTAAAEDSNTMTRNANGLDADDSGKVGVSNSNSTQLSPGKTKVADLESQPDDASCKQGGTGMSRKESSGDLLLNLPRIASLPQFLFHMSEDSVHKVR; the protein is encoded by the exons ATGGTTCAGCTTATGAGGTCTGATACAGATAATCAATGTCTGAAAAAGGTGAAGATGGAGGTTCAAGATGAAATTCCCCCTCTTCACACCCACAAGCGACCCAAATTGGAAACACCCCCCAAG TGTGATTCTAGTGATGATTCCCTTTCGATTCCACCAACTTCGTATAATCCCTTGGATGAGCCAAGCCCTTTGGGTTTGCGTCTCAAGAAGAGTCCTTCCCTGTTGGATTTGATTCAGATGAGGCTCTCCCAACAAGAGGAGTCCAAGAAGAAAGATCACAAGGTTTCTGCTGCCTCTGCTGCGGCGGATTCTAAACTCAAAGCCTCCAATTTTCCTGGAACCATTTTGAAAATCGGGACCTGGGAG TACAAGTCTAGATACGAAGGAGACTTGGTGGCGAAGTGTTACTTTGCGAAGCATAAGCTGGTATGGGAAGTCCTTGATGGCTGTCTGAAGAATAAAATTGAGATCCCCTGGTCTGATATCATGGCTCTCAAGGCAAATTACCCTGAGGATGGACCAGGCACGCTCGAAGTAGTG CTGGCAAGAAGACCTCTGTTTTTTAGAGAGATCAATCCACAGCCAAGGAAGCATACCTTGTGGCAGGCAACATCAGATTTTACTGGTGGACAAGCCAGCCTGAATAG GAGACATTTCCTGCAGTGTCCACAAGGATTGCTAGGCAAGCATTTTGAGAAGCTCATTCAGTGTGATCCACGTCTCAACTGTCTGAGCCAGCAGCCGGATTTGGTGTTGGATTCTCCATATTTTGATCCCGGAACAAGTTCAATTCACGATCACATTGAAACAAGTGATGGTTTTGATAGAAAAAGCGAGGAGAGAGGTGGGATTTTTGCACTGCAGGATGTAGAGTCAGGATCTGCAGTCCAATCGTCTTCCTCAAAAAGTGAACCTAATCTTGGTAAAGCTGTGGAAAATGTTTCCCAAGAAATTACCTCACCTAGCCCAG TGATGAACATCCATGCAATGAAAGATTTCAGGAGTAGAGGAGCTGAAACTTTGAAGTTTCTTAGTAATTTGGATCAGATCAAATTGCCTGGACTTCACCCTTCGATGTCAATGGACGATTTGGTAAGCCACATTGGACATTGCATTTCAGAACAGATGGGATCTGACAATCCCAATTTTGCTGGTGATGGCCAGTATAGCAGATCTATTCTGGAAGAATTTACTCAATACTTGTTCAATGACTCTCAACATGCAACTACCTCTGATGAACAGCGTGTGATGTCAAGGGTGAACTCACTGTATTGTCTTCTGCAGAAGGACCCTTCTACAGCAGAAGACGCGAACACAATGGCCAAAAATGGCAATGGTCTGAGAGATGCAAATGTGATGTCAAGGGTGAACTCACTATACTCCCTTCTGCAGTGTGCAGAGGACACAATGACCAGAAATGGTAATGGTCCGAGGGATGCAGACGTGCTGTCTAGGGTGAACTCACTGTACTGTCTCCTGCAGAAGGATACTGCTGCAGCAGAAGACTCAAACACAATGACCAGAAATGCCAATGGTCTTGATGCAGATGACAGTGGAAAAGTTGGTGTGAGCAACTCCAACTCCACCCAATTGTCCCCAGGCAAAACTAAAGTGGCTGATTTGGAAAGTCAACCTGATGATGCTTCTTGCAAGCAGGGGGGGACTGGCATGTCCAGAAAGGAATCATCTGGCGATTTGCTTCTCAATCTTCCAAGGATCGCATCTCTGCCTCAGTTTTTGTTTCACATGTCTGAGGATTCTGTTCATAAAGTTAGATAA
- the LOC108338116 gene encoding uncharacterized protein LOC108338116 isoform X2: MVQLMRSDTDNQCLKKVKMEVQDEIPPLHTHKRPKLETPPKCDSSDDSLSIPPTSYNPLDEPSPLGLRLKKSPSLLDLIQMRLSQQEESKKKDHKVSAASAAADSKLKASNFPGTILKIGTWEYKSRYEGDLVAKCYFAKHKLVWEVLDGCLKNKIEIPWSDIMALKANYPEDGPGTLEVVLARRPLFFREINPQPRKHTLWQATSDFTGGQASLNRRHFLQCPQGLLGKHFEKLIQCDPRLNCLSQQPDLVLDSPYFDPGTSSIHDHIETSDGFDRKSEERGGIFALQDVESGSAVQSSSSKSEPNLGKAVENVSQEITSPSPVMNIHAMKDFRSRGAETLKFLSNLDQIKLPGLHPSMSMDDLKDPSTAEDANTMAKNGNGLRDANVMSRVNSLYSLLQCAEDTMTRNGNGPRDADVLSRVNSLYCLLQKDTAAAEDSNTMTRNANGLDADDSGKVGVSNSNSTQLSPGKTKVADLESQPDDASCKQGGTGMSRKESSGDLLLNLPRIASLPQFLFHMSEDSVHKVR; the protein is encoded by the exons ATGGTTCAGCTTATGAGGTCTGATACAGATAATCAATGTCTGAAAAAGGTGAAGATGGAGGTTCAAGATGAAATTCCCCCTCTTCACACCCACAAGCGACCCAAATTGGAAACACCCCCCAAG TGTGATTCTAGTGATGATTCCCTTTCGATTCCACCAACTTCGTATAATCCCTTGGATGAGCCAAGCCCTTTGGGTTTGCGTCTCAAGAAGAGTCCTTCCCTGTTGGATTTGATTCAGATGAGGCTCTCCCAACAAGAGGAGTCCAAGAAGAAAGATCACAAGGTTTCTGCTGCCTCTGCTGCGGCGGATTCTAAACTCAAAGCCTCCAATTTTCCTGGAACCATTTTGAAAATCGGGACCTGGGAG TACAAGTCTAGATACGAAGGAGACTTGGTGGCGAAGTGTTACTTTGCGAAGCATAAGCTGGTATGGGAAGTCCTTGATGGCTGTCTGAAGAATAAAATTGAGATCCCCTGGTCTGATATCATGGCTCTCAAGGCAAATTACCCTGAGGATGGACCAGGCACGCTCGAAGTAGTG CTGGCAAGAAGACCTCTGTTTTTTAGAGAGATCAATCCACAGCCAAGGAAGCATACCTTGTGGCAGGCAACATCAGATTTTACTGGTGGACAAGCCAGCCTGAATAG GAGACATTTCCTGCAGTGTCCACAAGGATTGCTAGGCAAGCATTTTGAGAAGCTCATTCAGTGTGATCCACGTCTCAACTGTCTGAGCCAGCAGCCGGATTTGGTGTTGGATTCTCCATATTTTGATCCCGGAACAAGTTCAATTCACGATCACATTGAAACAAGTGATGGTTTTGATAGAAAAAGCGAGGAGAGAGGTGGGATTTTTGCACTGCAGGATGTAGAGTCAGGATCTGCAGTCCAATCGTCTTCCTCAAAAAGTGAACCTAATCTTGGTAAAGCTGTGGAAAATGTTTCCCAAGAAATTACCTCACCTAGCCCAG TGATGAACATCCATGCAATGAAAGATTTCAGGAGTAGAGGAGCTGAAACTTTGAAGTTTCTTAGTAATTTGGATCAGATCAAATTGCCTGGACTTCACCCTTCGATGTCAATGGACGATTTG AAGGACCCTTCTACAGCAGAAGACGCGAACACAATGGCCAAAAATGGCAATGGTCTGAGAGATGCAAATGTGATGTCAAGGGTGAACTCACTATACTCCCTTCTGCAGTGTGCAGAGGACACAATGACCAGAAATGGTAATGGTCCGAGGGATGCAGACGTGCTGTCTAGGGTGAACTCACTGTACTGTCTCCTGCAGAAGGATACTGCTGCAGCAGAAGACTCAAACACAATGACCAGAAATGCCAATGGTCTTGATGCAGATGACAGTGGAAAAGTTGGTGTGAGCAACTCCAACTCCACCCAATTGTCCCCAGGCAAAACTAAAGTGGCTGATTTGGAAAGTCAACCTGATGATGCTTCTTGCAAGCAGGGGGGGACTGGCATGTCCAGAAAGGAATCATCTGGCGATTTGCTTCTCAATCTTCCAAGGATCGCATCTCTGCCTCAGTTTTTGTTTCACATGTCTGAGGATTCTGTTCATAAAGTTAGATAA